From Rhododendron vialii isolate Sample 1 chromosome 10a, ASM3025357v1, the proteins below share one genomic window:
- the LOC131304225 gene encoding WRKY transcription factor 72B-like — MEGRLNASTTSGSEFQEDKSDGSFGHDQELPRGGSRGQFDDEANWKSSSPNLIKSSGINRKEEKELESAKAEMTEVREENARLKTMLQKIKDDYRSLHMRFIDMIQQEEPKNSSSNNNNNNKPSLSRENIEETESLISLRLGTSTSEPKRDDHNTTSSSSKTREDNSEHLQLKESLKLGLDYNLEASKSDCMEVMAPERSPENSVEEIITKDEEAAGETWPPSKALKTARSNGGEEEISQQASVKRARVSVRARCDTPTMNDGCQWRKYGQKIAKGNPCPRAYYRCTVAAACPVRKQVQRCAEDMSILITTYEGTHNHPLPVAATAMASTTSAAASMLISGSSTSQPGLIPPAAAAASAALTTNNLHGLNFSLSDNSRARPFHFPNTSSSALPFPTITLDLTSNSTPSHHSNLFSSVFPQSPKYPSNSLSFSTESNMVPTIWGNGYLKNGYSNTNIGSVNFGRLHSQLLDQFNNYQKSSQASSQQVLTETLTKAITSDPSFRSVIAAAISSLAAEGGGNQGGGGENMGQKLKWGEAMQAVSSNPLAPNGKLVCATNYLNHQQPPLPFSLSKNNSKEAAGSRDQMN; from the exons ATGGAGGGAAGGTTAAATGCATCCACCACCTCTGGTTCTGAATTTCAAGAAGACAAAAGTGATGGTTCCTTTGGCCATGATCAAGAACTTCCAAGG GGTGGGAGTAGAGGGCAATTCGATGATGAGGCTAATTGGAAATCATCGTCACCCAACCTGATCAAGAGCTCAGGGATTAACAGGAAGGAG GAGAAAGAACTCGAATCAGCGAAAGCCGAAATGACCGAAGTGAGAGAAGAAAACGCGAGACTAAAGACAATGCTACAGAAAATCAAGGACGATTACCGATCCCTCCATATGCGATTCATCGACATGATTCAACAAGAAGAACCcaaaaacagcagcagcaacaataacaataataacAAGCCATCTCTCTCCCGGGAGAACATCGAAGAGACCGAGTCGTTGATATCCCTTCGCCTTGGAACGAGCACTAGCGAGCCCAAGAGAGACGATCACAACACCACGAGCAGCTCGAGCAAGACGAGAGAGGACAACAGCGAACATCTGCAGCTGAAAGAGAGTCTTAAACTCGGATTGGATTATAATTTGGAAGCATCGAAGTCGGATTGCATGGAGGTGATGGCACCGGAACGAAGTCCGGAGAACAGTGTGGAGGAGATCATAACAAAGGACGAGGAGGCCGCGGGAGAGACGTGGCCGCCGAGTAAGGCTTTGAAGACGGCGAGAAGTAACGGCGGAGAGGAAGAGATTTCGCAGCAGGCGAGTGTGAAGAGGGCTAGGGTTTCTGTGAGGGCTAGATGTGATACACCAACA ATGAATGACGGATGCCAGTGGAGGAAATACGGGCAGAAAATTGCGAAAGGAAACCCTTGCCCGCGAGCATACTATCGTTGTACGGTTGCAGCAGCATGCCCAGTCAGAAAACAG GTTCAACGATGTGCGGAGGACATGTCCATCTTGATCACAACCTACGAGGGAACTCACAACCACCCGCTTCCCGTCGCGGCGACAGCCATGGCTTCCACCACCTCCGCAGCCGCCTCGATGCTGATCTCCGGCTCCTCAACTTCTCAACCAGGGTTGATTCCACCAGCAGCAGCCGCTGCCTCGGCCGCGTTAACGACCAATAACCTCCACGGATTgaacttctctctctccgatAACTCCAGAGCAAGACCATTCCACTTCCCAAACACCTCCTCCTCAGCACTGCCTTTCCCAACCATCACTTTGGACCTCACTTCAAATAGTACTCCATCCCATCATTCCAACCTTTTCTCTTCAGTTTTTCCCCAATCCCCAAAATACCCTTCAAACAGTCTCAGCTTTTCCACAGAATCCAACATGGTACCTACTATTTGGGGAAATGGGTACTTGAAAAATGGGTACAGTAATACAAATATTGGGTCAGTTAATTTTGGAAGATTACATTCCCAATTACTAGACCAATTCAACAATTACCAGAAGAGCAGCCAAGCTTCTTCTCAGCAGGTCTTGACAGAGACCTTGACAAAGGCAATCACGTCGGACCCGAGCTTCCGGTCCGTGATTGCGGCGGCGATTTCTTCCCTGGCGGCCGAGGGCGGCGGAAACCAGGGCGGAGGAGGGGAGAATATGGGGCAGAAATTGAAGTGGGGGGAGGCAATGCAGGCCGTTAGTTCGAATCCTCTGGCGCCGAACGGGAAACTAGTTTGCGCTACGAATTACTTGAACCACCAACAACCTCCGTTGCCATTTTCTCTATCTAAGAACAATTCCAAGGAAGCTGCTGGTAGTAGGGATCAGATGAATTGA
- the LOC131304226 gene encoding uncharacterized protein LOC131304226 isoform X1 has product MAEPPSPSTNQTSTSTSSSSSSSNTAITDLNMDSLVHCTSYLNLRDISNLAMSCSYLRRVAYSDPIWLRFSRERWSEQISSSFPQASGVREAYLARHTALNQFKFIDPLVADSYKEAQPFNHLFLDKNDIIFSQGSSVHMMRIDSFLGGRPSLSRLFDHNATITCIRLFPLAETSLFRRETQRNDNVLVTSSCDHSIRLWWKGTCQRCFRGHNGPITTLSDKLLGDGSGKIFASGGVDATVRLWSLSSTGKRGQQALKATLYGHDKAIVSMSVAGHKSSLLVSISKYSKVRVWDTTTASSAVRSSCCVGVTSVPGAPVGMKCHESLVYVATGSSVVAIDLRTMQKVFTAAIHRGELFSFEALPSKSLICTGGTDRAMLWDIRRSSEPMTVLDGHTGAVTQLHMDPYKIVTGGVEDSYVHVWETDTGVQTNSLFCGSPDASSSSPGCSAMAVNGCRIVTASYRELLGLVRYRDFTNATCLVSSDLREHGSKFWGPQSYSDTDESDG; this is encoded by the exons ATGGCGGAACCTCCATCACCGTCCACCAATCAAACCTCCACTAGTactagcagcagcagcagcagcagtaatACAGCGATTACTGATCTGAATATGGACTCGTTGGTCCACTGTACTTCGTACCTTAACCTACGAGACATCTCTAACCTGGCCATGTCCTGTAGTTACCTCAGACGAGTCGCCTATTCTGATCCCATCTGGCTACGCTTTTCCag GGAGCGCTGGTCAGAGCAAATATCATCCAGCTTTCCACAAGCTTCAGGCGTGAGGGAGGCTTACTTGGCGAGGCATACAGCTTTGAATCAGTTTAAGTTCATTGATCCCTTAGTTGCTGACTCATACAAAGAGGCACAACCTTTCAACCATTTATTCTTGGACAAAAACGATATAATTTTCTCACAG GGTTCATCTGTACACATGATGAGGATTGATAGCTTTCTCGGCGGGAGACCTTCTCTTTCAAGACTGTTTGATCATAATGCAACAATTACATGTATTAG ATTGTTTCCTCTAGCGGAAACATCTTTATTTCGAAGGGAGACGCAAAGAAATGATAATGTTTTGGTTACATCAAGCTGTGACCACTCTATTCGTCTATGGTGGAAG GGAACTTGCCAAAGATGTTTCAGAGGTCATAATGGTCCCATTACCACCCTCTCTGATAAATTATTGGGTGATGGGAGTGGAAAAATATTTGCCAGTGGAGGTGTAGATGCCACTGTTCGCCTTTGGTCCCTCAGTTCTACAGGAAAACGTGGCCAGCAAGCTTTGAAGGCTACACTGTACGGGCATGATAAAGCTATAGTGTCCATGTCAGTTGCTGG GCACAAAAGCTCTCTTTTGGTGAGCATATCAAAATATTCCAAG GTAAGAGTTTGGGATACAACAACTGCATCATCTGCTGTTCGCTCTTCTTGCTGTGTGGGGGTCACTTCTGTGCCTGGTGCACCTGTGGGTATGAAATGCCACGAGTCATTGGTCTATGTTGCCACTGGTTCATCTGTTGTAGCGATTGATTTGAGGACGATGCAGAAAGTGTTCACTGCAGCCATCCACCGAGGAGAATTGTTTTCATTTGAAGCTTTGCCCTCAAAATCCTTAATCTGCACTGGTGGTACTGACAG GGCAATGCTGTGGGATATTAGGAGAAGCAGTGAACCAATGACGGTTTTAGACGGGCATACCGGTGCAGTAACACAGCTCCACATGGATCCATACAAGATAGTTACCGGAGGCGTAGAGGATTCTTATGTCCATGTATGGGAGACTGACACCGGTGTCCAAACGAATTCCTTATTTTGTGGATCTCCGGATGCTTCGAGTTCTAGCCCTGGTTGCTCTGCAATGGCTGTCAATGGGTGCAGAATCGTTACAGCTAGTTACCGCGAACTACTGGGTCTTGTACGCTACAGGGACTTCACCAATGCTACTTGCCTCGTTTCATCAGACTTGAGAGAGCACGGTTCGAAGTTCTGGGGTCCACAATCTTACAGCGACACCGATGAATCTGACGGCTGA
- the LOC131304226 gene encoding uncharacterized protein LOC131304226 isoform X2 has protein sequence MGKGLVLFSIEGSSVHMMRIDSFLGGRPSLSRLFDHNATITCIRLFPLAETSLFRRETQRNDNVLVTSSCDHSIRLWWKGTCQRCFRGHNGPITTLSDKLLGDGSGKIFASGGVDATVRLWSLSSTGKRGQQALKATLYGHDKAIVSMSVAGHKSSLLVSISKYSKVRVWDTTTASSAVRSSCCVGVTSVPGAPVGMKCHESLVYVATGSSVVAIDLRTMQKVFTAAIHRGELFSFEALPSKSLICTGGTDRAMLWDIRRSSEPMTVLDGHTGAVTQLHMDPYKIVTGGVEDSYVHVWETDTGVQTNSLFCGSPDASSSSPGCSAMAVNGCRIVTASYRELLGLVRYRDFTNATCLVSSDLREHGSKFWGPQSYSDTDESDG, from the exons ATGGGAAAAGGCTTGGTTCTTTTTTCGATTGAG GGTTCATCTGTACACATGATGAGGATTGATAGCTTTCTCGGCGGGAGACCTTCTCTTTCAAGACTGTTTGATCATAATGCAACAATTACATGTATTAG ATTGTTTCCTCTAGCGGAAACATCTTTATTTCGAAGGGAGACGCAAAGAAATGATAATGTTTTGGTTACATCAAGCTGTGACCACTCTATTCGTCTATGGTGGAAG GGAACTTGCCAAAGATGTTTCAGAGGTCATAATGGTCCCATTACCACCCTCTCTGATAAATTATTGGGTGATGGGAGTGGAAAAATATTTGCCAGTGGAGGTGTAGATGCCACTGTTCGCCTTTGGTCCCTCAGTTCTACAGGAAAACGTGGCCAGCAAGCTTTGAAGGCTACACTGTACGGGCATGATAAAGCTATAGTGTCCATGTCAGTTGCTGG GCACAAAAGCTCTCTTTTGGTGAGCATATCAAAATATTCCAAG GTAAGAGTTTGGGATACAACAACTGCATCATCTGCTGTTCGCTCTTCTTGCTGTGTGGGGGTCACTTCTGTGCCTGGTGCACCTGTGGGTATGAAATGCCACGAGTCATTGGTCTATGTTGCCACTGGTTCATCTGTTGTAGCGATTGATTTGAGGACGATGCAGAAAGTGTTCACTGCAGCCATCCACCGAGGAGAATTGTTTTCATTTGAAGCTTTGCCCTCAAAATCCTTAATCTGCACTGGTGGTACTGACAG GGCAATGCTGTGGGATATTAGGAGAAGCAGTGAACCAATGACGGTTTTAGACGGGCATACCGGTGCAGTAACACAGCTCCACATGGATCCATACAAGATAGTTACCGGAGGCGTAGAGGATTCTTATGTCCATGTATGGGAGACTGACACCGGTGTCCAAACGAATTCCTTATTTTGTGGATCTCCGGATGCTTCGAGTTCTAGCCCTGGTTGCTCTGCAATGGCTGTCAATGGGTGCAGAATCGTTACAGCTAGTTACCGCGAACTACTGGGTCTTGTACGCTACAGGGACTTCACCAATGCTACTTGCCTCGTTTCATCAGACTTGAGAGAGCACGGTTCGAAGTTCTGGGGTCCACAATCTTACAGCGACACCGATGAATCTGACGGCTGA
- the LOC131304227 gene encoding 5'-adenylylsulfate reductase-like 5 isoform X1, with protein MNYVVFLCIFTAASSMRHAVASALLLPSVSTSTCPPPQSNNVFHDLQLQCPLTISLSSPVEMDGKSLDGGLSSTQTNVYIAVLFYGSSCPFSNAIRTKFAALSTMFPQIKHVMVEQSSAMPSVLSRYGIHSVPSILVVNRMVKTQYYGSKNLSSFVQFYKGTTGLDPILDLTEDQGSYSESGLKFLYPWKGNSAKEILMMEPYLVFSALFLFLRVYLYLFPRMISNLIALWFAFVPHLNMGFLGELSHLLGRVLHVIDFQKVWSKLRRCKTRNLHNGARSARVWASSLASVSLGETSSGRLVPPGDS; from the exons ATGAATTACGTTGTATTCCTATGTATATTCACGGCGGCATCATCGATGCGTCACGCAGTAGCTTCAGCGTTGTTATTACCGTCTGTATCTACGTCCACGTGTCCTCCTCCTCAATCCAACAACGTTTTTCACGATCTGCAGCTTCAATGCCCTCTTACGATCTCTCTGTCTTCGCCCGTTGAG atGGATGGGAAATCCCTTGACGGGGGTTTGAGCTCTACTCAGACAAACGTATATATTGCTGTTTTGTTCTACGGCTCCTCGTGTCCTTTTTCAAATGCCATTCGAACCAAGTTTGCTGCCCTCAGTACAATGTTTCCTCAAATCAAACATGTAATGGTCGAACAATCTTCTGCCATGCCAAG TGTCCTTTCAAGATACGGAATTCATAGCGTGCCCTCCATATTGGTTGTGAACCGGATGGTAAAAACTCAATATTATGGTTCAAAGAATCTTTCGTCCTTTGTGCAGTTCTATAAGGGAACTACAG GTCTTGACCCAATATTGGATTTGACTGAAGATCAAGGGAGCTATTCCGAAAGTGGTCTGAAATTTCTGTACCCTTGGAAAGGGAACTCTGCGAAGGAGATCTTGATGATGGAACCTTATCTAGTTTTCTCCGCGCTATTCCTCTTCTTGAGGGTGTACCTATATCTCTTCCCAAGGATGATATCTAACTTAATTGCTTTATGGTTTGCTTTTGTCCCACACCTAAATATGGGATTCCTCGGAGAGTTGAGCCATCTTTTGGGGCGAGTTCTCCATGTGATTGATTTTCAGAAGGTTTGGAGCAAGCTGAGGCGGTGTAAAACCAGAAACTTGCATAACGGAGCTAGGAGTGCTAGGGTTTGGGCCTCATCCTTGGCATCTGTGTCCTTGGGAGAGACTTCCTCGGGAAGATTGGTTCCCCCTGGGGATTCCTAA
- the LOC131304227 gene encoding 5'-adenylylsulfate reductase-like 5 isoform X2, translated as MMDGKSLDGGLSSTQTNVYIAVLFYGSSCPFSNAIRTKFAALSTMFPQIKHVMVEQSSAMPSVLSRYGIHSVPSILVVNRMVKTQYYGSKNLSSFVQFYKGTTGLDPILDLTEDQGSYSESGLKFLYPWKGNSAKEILMMEPYLVFSALFLFLRVYLYLFPRMISNLIALWFAFVPHLNMGFLGELSHLLGRVLHVIDFQKVWSKLRRCKTRNLHNGARSARVWASSLASVSLGETSSGRLVPPGDS; from the exons ATG atGGATGGGAAATCCCTTGACGGGGGTTTGAGCTCTACTCAGACAAACGTATATATTGCTGTTTTGTTCTACGGCTCCTCGTGTCCTTTTTCAAATGCCATTCGAACCAAGTTTGCTGCCCTCAGTACAATGTTTCCTCAAATCAAACATGTAATGGTCGAACAATCTTCTGCCATGCCAAG TGTCCTTTCAAGATACGGAATTCATAGCGTGCCCTCCATATTGGTTGTGAACCGGATGGTAAAAACTCAATATTATGGTTCAAAGAATCTTTCGTCCTTTGTGCAGTTCTATAAGGGAACTACAG GTCTTGACCCAATATTGGATTTGACTGAAGATCAAGGGAGCTATTCCGAAAGTGGTCTGAAATTTCTGTACCCTTGGAAAGGGAACTCTGCGAAGGAGATCTTGATGATGGAACCTTATCTAGTTTTCTCCGCGCTATTCCTCTTCTTGAGGGTGTACCTATATCTCTTCCCAAGGATGATATCTAACTTAATTGCTTTATGGTTTGCTTTTGTCCCACACCTAAATATGGGATTCCTCGGAGAGTTGAGCCATCTTTTGGGGCGAGTTCTCCATGTGATTGATTTTCAGAAGGTTTGGAGCAAGCTGAGGCGGTGTAAAACCAGAAACTTGCATAACGGAGCTAGGAGTGCTAGGGTTTGGGCCTCATCCTTGGCATCTGTGTCCTTGGGAGAGACTTCCTCGGGAAGATTGGTTCCCCCTGGGGATTCCTAA
- the LOC131304694 gene encoding MDIS1-interacting receptor like kinase 2-like, protein MGNNTISSSIYSLMLLAISMATCVSTFAVPSSAKSSSSFSFSAEAEALLNSGWWGHDSLTNLSFTNHCNLKGITCNRAGSVVRMEVHFFYSSGRLSNMSWSSLPNLEYLDLSDSGLIGGIPGEIGTLSKLTHLDLSSRSPSFNYYDPLRDFSSLEGGIPGEIGNLSKLTNLDLSGNFRLQGVLPPNLGNLTQLVHLGLSGTNIGGPIPSTIGNLSALADLSLYSNKLIGSIPLQIENLKNLVKMDLGFNNLRGPIPLSIGHLSNLTYLYLDRNQLSGFIPSSVGHLSNLIYLYLTSNQLSGSIPSSVGYLSNLTYLDLSSNRLCDSIPPEIGNLKNLEHMDMGSNILNGSIPSSIGHLSNLTYLDLSSNQLCGSIRPEIGNLKNLEHMDMGSNILNGSIPSSIGHLSNLTYLDLSSNQLCGSIPPEIGNLKNLELVDMGSNILNGSIPSSIGHLSNPTYLDLSSNQLCGSIPPEIGNLKNLEHMDMGSNILNGSIPSSIGHLSYLTYLFLSSNRLCGSIPQEIGNLKNLVEMNMSSNILNGPIPSSIGHLSNLAHLYLHSSQLDGPIPCEIGKLQNLVVVDMGHNNLHGPIPREIGNLSNLAHLYLHSNHLDGPIPCEIGKLRNLDKVDMSHNNLNGTIPNELAYLPLKYLDLSQNNLSGKIPYKLRFVRTLNLSYNHLDCQIPNRSPNGCPNGVCREDFHSSHCFSSVANKGTKLGLVISLPIIVSLALLVFVVYFRYRKTQKNDGQSKTTKHGDIFSIWNYDGSIAYEDIIKATNDFDVKYCIGTGGYGSVYRAQLPSGKVVALKKLHRLEAEHPAFDHCFRNEIKMLTNVRHRNIVKLYGFCLHNRGMFLVYEYMEKGSLFCALRFDVEASEIGWTQRVNIIEGMAHALSYLHHDCTPPIVHRDISSNNILLNSQQKAFLADFGTARMLNPDSSNQTVIAGTYGYIAPELAYTMVVTEKSDVYSFGVVALETIMGRHPRDLLSSLTSPPSKNMMITDVLDARLLPPTNPIVAGDIVLVATMAFACLHPQPKSRPSMLRLSQEFLSRRKALVAPLRTVSLWNLWNRKMDFVHQSNEQVISAQV, encoded by the exons ATGGGCAACAATACCATATCCTCTTCTATTTATTCTCTTATGCTCCTAGCAATCAGCATGGCAACTTGTGTTAGCACATTTGCAGTTCCATCATCTGCAAAATCATCGTCGTCGTTTTCATTTTCAGCAGAGGCGGAAGCTCTGCTGAATAGTGGTTGGTGGGGACACGATTCATTGACAAACTTATCTTTCACAAATCATTGCAACTTGAAAGGCATCACTTGCAATAGAGCAGGAAGTGTCGTTCGGATGGaagttcatttcttttattcatcCGGAAGGCTTTCAAACATGAGTTGGTCTTCCTTGCCAAATCTTGAATATCTTGATCTCAGCGACTCTGGCTTAATTGGGGGAATTCCGGGTGAAATTGGTACTCTCTCCAAGCTCACCCACCTTGACCTTTCTTCCCGTTCTCCTTCTTTCAACTATTATGATCCTCTAAGAGATTTCTCTAGCTTGGAGGGGGGAATTCCGGGTGAAATTGGTAATCTGTCCAAGCTCACCAACCTTGACCTTTCCGGCAACTTTAGACTTCAAGGTGTTCTGCCTCCGAACCTGGGAAACCTCACCCAATTAGTCCACCTCGGCTTATCGGGGACTAATATCGGAGGTCCAATCCCCTCAACTATTGGTAATTTGAGTGCTCTGGCCGATTTGTCACTTTATTCAAATAAACTCATCGGCTCCATCCCTCTACAAATAGAGAACCTAAAGAATTTGGTCAAGATGGATTTAGGTTTCAACAACCTTCGAGGTCCAATCCCTTTATCTATTGGCCATTTATCTAATCTGACCTATTTGTATCTTGATAGAAATCAACTCAGTGGCTTTATCCCTTCATCTGTTGGCCATTTATCTAATCTGATCTATTTGTATCTCACTTCAAATCAACTCAGCGGTTCTATCCCCTCATCTGTTGGTTATTTATCTAATTTGACCTATTTGGATCTCAGTTCAAATCGACTCTGCGACTCAATCCCTCCAGAAATAGGGAACCTAAAGAATTTAGAGCATATGGATATGGGTTCCAATATCCTTAATGGTTCAATCCCCTCATCTATTGGCCATTTATCCAATCTGACCTATTTGGATCTCAGTTCAAATCAACTCTGTGGCTCAATCCGTCCAGAAATAGGAAACCTAAAGAATTTAGAGCATATGGATATGGGTTCCAATATCCTTAATGGTTCAATCCCCTCATCTATTGGCCATTTATCCAATCTGACCTATTTGGATCTCAGTTCAAATCAACTCTGTGGCTCAATCCCTCCAGAAATAGGGAACCTAAAGAATTTAGAGCTTGTGGATATGGGTTCAAATATCCTTAATGGTTCAATCCCCTCATCTATTGGCCATTTATCCAATCCGACCTATTTGGATCTCAGTTCAAATCAACTCTGTGGCTCAATCCCTCCAGAAATAGGGAACCTAAAGAATTTAGAGCATATGGATATGGGTTCCAATATCCTTAATGGTTCAATCCCCTCATCTATTGGCCATTTATCCTATCTGACCTATTTGTTTCTCAGTTCAAATCGACTCTGCGGCTCAATCCCTCAAGAAATAGGGAACCTAAAGAATTTAGTGGAGATGAATATGAGTTCTAACATCCTTAATGGTCCAATCCCTTCATCTATTGGCCATTTATCTAATCTGGCCCATTTGTATCTCCATTCAAGTCAATTGGACGGTCCCATCCCTTGTGAAATAGGTAAGCTACAGAATTTGGTTGTGGTGGATATGGGCCATAACAACCTTCATGGCCCAATTCCTCGAGAAATAGGGAATTTGTCTAATCTGGCCCATTTGTATCTCCATTCAAATCATTTGGACGGTCCCATCCCTTGTGAAATAGGTAAGCTACGGAATTTGGATAAGGTGGATATGAGCCATAACAACCTAAATGGAACCATTCCCAATGAACTTGCATATTTGCCTCTAAAGTACTTAGATCTCTCGCAGAATAATCTCTCTGGAAAAATCCCATATAAGCTTAGGTTCGTACGAACTCTTAACTTGTCATACAATCATCTTGACTGTCAAATCCCAAATAGATCTCCAAATGGGTGTCCAAATGGGGTTTGCCGTGAAGACTTTCATTCCTCCCATTGTTTTTCCTCCGTGGCCAATAAAGGAACGAAACTTGGTCTTGTCATTTCTCTCCCGATCATAGTATCCCTTGCTTTACTTGTGTTTGTTGTGTACTTTCGTTACcgtaaaacccaaaaaaacgaTGGTCAATCAAAAACAACGAAACATGGGGATATTTTCTCCATATGGAATTATGATGGAAGTATTGCATATGAAGACATCATCAAAGCAACAAATGACTTCGACGTCAAATATTGCATTGGAACTGGGGGATATGGCAGCGTCTACAGAGCTCAATTACCAAGCGGCAAAGTAGTTGCCTTGAAGAAACTTCATCGGCTGGAAGCAGAGCACCCTGCTTTTGACCATTGCTTCAGGAATGAGATCAAAATGTTGACTAATGTACGACATAGAAACATCGTGAAGCTTTACGGATTTTGTTTGCACAACAGAGGCATGTTCTTGGTGTACGAGTACATGGAAAAAGGAAGCTTGTTTTGTGCTCTAAGATTCGATGTTGAAGCTTCTGAAATTGGATGGACCCAAAGGGTAAATATCATTGAAGGAATGGCACATGCTTTATCCTACTTGCATCATGATTGCACCCCACCAATTGTTCATCGAGACATATCTAGCAACAACATTTTGTTGAACTCTCAACAGAAGGCTTTTCTCGCTGACTTTGGAACTGCGAGAATGCTGAATCCCGATTCATCCAACCAAACCGTAATTGCTGGCACTTACGGCTATATTGCACCAG AACTTGCCTATACCATGGTTGTGACTGAAAAGAGCGATGTTTATAGTTTTGGAGTGGTGGCATTAGAAACGATCATGGGGAGGCATCCGAGAGACCTCCTATCGTCCTTGACATCGCCTCCTAGCAAAAACATGATGATAACTGATGTCCTAGATGCACGCCTTCTGCCTCCAACTAATCCAATAGTTGCGGGGGACATCGTTCTAGTTGCTACAATGGCATTTGCATGTTTACATCCTCAGCCCAAGTCCCGACCATCGATGCTACGCCTATCTCAAGAATTTCTTTCTCGTCGGAAGGCTCTAGTTGCACCCCTTCGTACAGTATCATTGTGGAATCTATGGAATCGGAAAATGGACTTTGTCCACCAATCAAATGAGCAAGTGATCAGTGCCCAAGtttga